ATATCATTGATTAGGCTCAAGGAGTTCCTTGCTGGTAAACAATGCTTGCACGATCACCACAATTGTCCGGACGCGGAGCAGCCCGATCTTGACTAGATCTCTGTAATTGGTAGACACTGACGTATGTTGACTAAATGGCTCAGTGCAAAACTGTGTGATGATCTAGGAAGGAATGTGCAGTCCATCGGGCTCATACTCGTTTTCGTGCTCTGCCAAGTGGTCGGTATCATGTGCGCTCTGCCCGACGTTGCCATTGCGGAACAGCCTGCATCTTTCGTGCAAGACGTGATGGTCTGCCCGATGGATGGAACTCTTATGTGTCCCCCATCGGTGATCTCATCTCCCGAACGTCAGGAAAAGCAGGGGTGGGCCGTGGATGTCGATCATGCAGCGATTCTTTCGGCTACCTCTCTGGGTCTCCTGAAACGAGCAATGCCGACGCTGGGCTCCTTGAGCAGTACAGTACCTATAGTCCCTATCTCCATAAGCTTCTCCTCCGTTCTCCGGATTTGATCCCACACCTCCAGTAGATTCCTGCTTGGCTGCATACGCTGAGCGGCCGGTCATTCATTACATTTTTTCTGCACATGCCTTTGCAGGTGCTGTTGTGACACGAGTACGTGCTCGTCGCAATATGTGCCATCTTGTTGGTGGTCTCCTCTTCGTTTGCACGAGAAAGGAGCGAGACATGGGCGTTCTAGTAATCATTTTGACTTGTGTAGTGCTGCTCCTGGGCGGCTATTGGTGGGCGGATACCTCAGTTCCTCTCGCCCCAATCTTGGACCAACTCACGGCGATCGACGAAGGTCTGTACCCGCAAGCATACAATTATTTGAGCTCGTCCGCCCAGGCCACATTGTCCTTTAGTGAGTTCGTGACGCAGATAGAGGGAAATAGCGTGGTAAGGGAGAACTGTCATAGCACCTTCCCATCACGGACGACGGCCGGTGCAACAGCCACGGTGAGCGGTATCCTGCAAGGCTGCCCTCACCTCACCAGCGAGGTCGAATATCGGCTGGTGAAGGACGGCGATGAGTGGAAGATCGAGTGGTTTCAGTGGGGAAGGACGAGATTGGTGAAAGAGTAGGTCATGAAACCGATGGGGTCTCTGTCTCCACTGCGCCTCGTGAATATCGGGTTGCTCCTGGTCGGCCTCATGACGCTCCTGAGCATCATGGCCTATATCGGGCCGTCGAAGATTTACGACGTGGGCGCGAACTTAGGCCCGATCGCTATTGCACTGATGCTCGTGCCGTCGACCGTCATGTATGTGCTGGATGGTCTCGGTTGGCGCTTCACGTTGGCGCAATATCAAACGGCGGTCCCATTCGTACGACTCCTCATGGTGCGTACGGCGGGAGAGTTTCTGAACACGGCTACGCCCACGGCCAGTGTGGGAGGAGAACCACTTAAGGCTGCCCTTCTGAAGACATT
The window above is part of the Nitrospira sp. CR1.1 genome. Proteins encoded here:
- a CDS encoding DUF4864 domain-containing protein — its product is MGVLVIILTCVVLLLGGYWWADTSVPLAPILDQLTAIDEGLYPQAYNYLSSSAQATLSFSEFVTQIEGNSVVRENCHSTFPSRTTAGATATVSGILQGCPHLTSEVEYRLVKDGDEWKIEWFQWGRTRLVKE